A genomic stretch from Corynebacterium sp. 21KM1197 includes:
- the mscL gene encoding large-conductance mechanosensitive channel protein MscL, with protein MLKGFKDFILRGNVIELAVAVVIGSAFTAIVTAFTDNIINPLIAALGTSPDVDGLAIELRAGDAATRIDFGAVITSGLNFLIIAAVVYFILVAPMNKLNEMQAKRHGVEEDEEEKVSIEAGLLSEIRDLLKEQESTTGGGAHRAE; from the coding sequence ATGCTGAAGGGTTTTAAAGACTTTATTTTGCGCGGTAATGTCATCGAATTAGCCGTGGCCGTGGTCATCGGCTCCGCTTTTACGGCGATTGTCACCGCGTTTACGGATAACATCATCAACCCTCTGATCGCCGCCCTGGGCACCAGCCCGGACGTCGATGGCCTGGCCATCGAGCTGCGCGCGGGCGATGCCGCTACCCGCATCGACTTCGGCGCCGTGATCACCTCGGGCCTGAACTTCCTCATCATCGCCGCCGTGGTGTACTTCATCCTGGTGGCCCCGATGAACAAGCTCAACGAGATGCAGGCCAAGCGCCACGGGGTCGAGGAGGACGAGGAGGAGAAGGTCTCCATCGAGGCGGGCCTGCTCTCCGAGATCCGCGACCTGCTCAAGGAGCAGGAAAGCACCACCGGGGGCGGCGCTCACCGCGCCGAGTGA
- a CDS encoding SAF domain-containing protein, giving the protein MFSRLLVILRTPGWRRTALLRRSAAACLFLLALVLALKPQGTPALFFRAEVGTGQEIAAEHVEIRRVPAAVLPATALRDAEEALGKVLIAPAVPGEPVTPSRLLTPTSLAGKVAVPVPLSAPEIMHHGDVVSVVARGENDLPDVIAEQATVLLPPGPDNPTVLLSLPEKDAARVASAALSTPLTVFFTRVGYSTVD; this is encoded by the coding sequence ATGTTCTCCCGCCTCCTCGTAATCCTGCGCACCCCCGGTTGGCGGCGCACCGCCCTGCTGCGCCGCAGCGCGGCGGCCTGCCTCTTCCTCCTCGCCCTGGTTCTGGCCCTCAAGCCCCAGGGCACGCCCGCCCTTTTCTTCCGCGCGGAGGTCGGCACCGGCCAAGAGATCGCCGCCGAACACGTGGAAATTCGCCGCGTACCTGCGGCGGTGCTCCCCGCCACCGCGCTGCGCGATGCGGAGGAGGCCCTGGGCAAGGTACTCATCGCTCCGGCGGTACCCGGGGAGCCCGTCACCCCCTCCCGGCTGCTCACTCCTACCTCTTTAGCGGGCAAAGTAGCGGTTCCGGTGCCGCTTTCCGCACCCGAGATCATGCACCACGGCGATGTGGTTTCCGTGGTCGCGCGGGGAGAAAATGACCTCCCGGACGTCATTGCGGAGCAGGCTACGGTACTCTTGCCACCTGGCCCGGATAATCCCACGGTACTGCTTTCTCTGCCGGAGAAAGACGCCGCTCGGGTGGCGTCCGCGGCACTATCCACCCCGCTCACGGTATTCTTTACCCGGGTGGGCTATAGCACTGTCGATTAA
- a CDS encoding 5-formyltetrahydrofolate cyclo-ligase yields the protein MSKEELRRTLLRNRRHRPHKQRDDAALAAHCLLLLESCGPGPVAAYHPLPSEPGHGTLLPLLRATGRRILLPVTLGDGSLAWAFDDPAASAPGALGISEPTGKRHDTSALRDCALILVPTLGITPRGHRLGKGGGYYDRTLAALGTPRPPVAALAYPEEIRADIPVEPHDEAVDYLVEPGGWYSQSKEACSPASS from the coding sequence GTGAGCAAAGAAGAACTCCGCCGCACCCTGCTCCGCAATCGGCGCCACCGGCCGCACAAGCAGCGTGACGACGCCGCCCTCGCCGCCCACTGCCTGCTCCTGCTGGAATCCTGCGGCCCCGGCCCCGTGGCGGCCTATCACCCGCTGCCCAGCGAACCCGGCCACGGCACCCTGCTTCCGCTGCTGCGCGCCACCGGCCGCCGTATCCTCCTCCCCGTCACGCTTGGCGATGGCTCCCTCGCCTGGGCTTTCGACGACCCCGCCGCCAGCGCTCCCGGTGCCCTGGGTATCTCGGAACCCACCGGAAAGCGCCACGACACCTCCGCGCTCCGGGACTGCGCGCTGATCCTGGTTCCCACCCTCGGCATCACCCCACGGGGCCACCGCCTGGGCAAGGGCGGCGGCTATTATGACCGCACCCTGGCCGCCCTGGGCACGCCGCGCCCTCCCGTGGCCGCCCTGGCCTACCCGGAGGAGATCCGCGCCGATATTCCGGTGGAGCCTCACGATGAGGCCGTGGACTACCTCGTGGAACCGGGCGGGTGGTATTCCCAGTCCAAGGAGGCATGTTCTCCCGCCTCCTCGTAA
- a CDS encoding UTP--glucose-1-phosphate uridylyltransferase, giving the protein MNAPTSEHPHAVKTVVVPAAGLGTRFLPATKTVPKELLPVVDTPGIELIADEAAALGASRLAVITAPQKEGVLAHFAPSPELEETLHARGKDEQLRKVQHASGIIDAVPVTQERPLGLGHAVGLAEAVLDEDEDVVAVMLPDDLVLPMGVMEKMAAVRAEYGGSVLCAFVVPHEEVYNYGVFDVQDTERGDVKRVVGMVEKPDPAQAPSNFVATGRYLLDRAIFDALRRITPGKGGELQLTDAIELLITEGHPVHVVIHEGTRHDLGNPGGYIPACVDFGLSHPVYGPGLKKAIAEILARHEG; this is encoded by the coding sequence ATGAATGCACCCACTTCGGAACACCCGCACGCGGTCAAGACGGTTGTTGTTCCCGCCGCCGGGCTGGGCACTCGTTTCCTCCCCGCCACCAAGACGGTGCCCAAGGAATTGCTCCCGGTGGTGGATACGCCGGGCATCGAACTCATCGCGGACGAGGCCGCGGCCCTGGGGGCCTCGCGGCTGGCCGTGATCACCGCCCCGCAGAAGGAGGGCGTGCTGGCGCACTTTGCACCCTCCCCGGAGCTGGAGGAAACCCTGCACGCGCGGGGCAAGGACGAGCAGTTGCGCAAGGTGCAGCACGCCAGCGGGATTATTGACGCGGTGCCCGTCACCCAGGAGCGCCCGCTGGGCCTGGGGCACGCCGTGGGCCTGGCCGAGGCGGTGCTGGACGAGGACGAGGACGTGGTGGCCGTCATGCTGCCCGATGACCTGGTGCTCCCGATGGGCGTGATGGAAAAGATGGCGGCCGTGCGCGCCGAATACGGCGGCTCCGTGCTGTGCGCCTTTGTGGTGCCGCACGAGGAGGTGTACAACTACGGCGTCTTTGACGTGCAGGACACCGAGCGCGGCGACGTCAAGCGCGTGGTGGGCATGGTGGAAAAGCCGGACCCCGCGCAGGCCCCCTCGAACTTCGTGGCCACCGGCCGCTACCTGCTGGATCGCGCGATCTTTGACGCCTTGCGCCGCATTACCCCCGGCAAGGGCGGGGAACTGCAACTCACCGACGCCATCGAACTGCTGATCACCGAGGGGCACCCCGTGCACGTGGTGATCCACGAGGGCACGCGGCACGACCTGGGCAACCCCGGCGGCTACATTCCCGCCTGCGTGGACTTTGGGCTCAGCCACCCGGTGTACGGGCCGGGGCTGAAAAAGGCCATCGCGGAGATCCTGGCCCGCCACGAGGGCTAA
- the glp gene encoding gephyrin-like molybdotransferase Glp: protein MRSVDEQLALVADAAVTPEPVRISIADALGLMCAEEVQATNPLPGFSQAAIDGYAVRAVDVGGERGLSSSAGPLVPLEKSLPVVGEVAAGSQQPLRLQPKQAVRVHTGAPLPTLADAVLPLDWSDRGRKRVSAQRPVRSGDFVRRAGDDINKGDVAVSSGAVLGPAQIGLLAAVGRSKVLVYPRPRISLISVGAELVDIHRDPGLGQVYDVNSYSLSAAAKEAGADVHRVGIAEGESRRLREIIEGQMMRSEILVISGAVGGTGSQRVRAVLEELGDIDTTRVAMHPGSVQGFGLLGDDRVPVFLLPSNPVSALVIFEMFVRPLVRLCLGKRNAQRRVVRARALNHVTSIPGRRGFVRARLMRDAETHDYLVEGLGGATGAPAHLLAGLSAANAMIRIPDAAAEIRPGDIVEVLFLSQGS from the coding sequence GTGCGGTCCGTGGACGAGCAGTTAGCCCTGGTGGCGGACGCTGCGGTGACGCCGGAGCCGGTGCGCATTTCCATTGCAGACGCGCTCGGCCTCATGTGCGCCGAGGAGGTGCAGGCCACCAACCCGCTTCCGGGCTTTTCCCAGGCGGCCATCGATGGCTACGCCGTGCGCGCCGTGGACGTGGGCGGGGAGCGGGGCCTAAGTTCCTCCGCCGGGCCACTGGTGCCCCTGGAAAAGTCCCTCCCAGTGGTGGGCGAGGTGGCCGCAGGCTCCCAGCAGCCCCTGCGTCTGCAACCCAAGCAGGCCGTGCGCGTGCACACTGGCGCGCCCCTGCCCACGCTTGCCGACGCCGTCTTGCCCCTCGACTGGAGCGACCGCGGCCGCAAGCGAGTCTCCGCCCAGCGCCCCGTGCGCTCCGGGGACTTCGTGCGCCGCGCGGGCGATGACATCAACAAGGGCGACGTGGCGGTTTCCTCCGGGGCGGTGCTCGGCCCGGCCCAGATCGGCCTGCTCGCGGCGGTGGGCCGCTCCAAGGTGCTGGTGTACCCGCGCCCGCGCATCTCGCTCATTTCCGTGGGTGCGGAGTTGGTGGATATTCACCGCGATCCAGGCCTGGGGCAGGTCTACGATGTCAATTCCTATTCCCTTTCCGCCGCCGCCAAGGAGGCGGGTGCGGACGTGCACCGCGTGGGCATCGCGGAGGGGGAGAGCCGCCGCCTGCGCGAGATCATCGAGGGGCAGATGATGCGCAGCGAGATTCTGGTGATCTCCGGGGCCGTGGGCGGCACCGGCTCCCAGCGCGTGCGCGCGGTGTTGGAGGAACTGGGCGATATTGATACCACCCGCGTGGCCATGCACCCCGGCTCCGTGCAGGGCTTCGGGCTGCTGGGCGATGATCGCGTGCCGGTATTCCTGCTGCCCTCCAATCCCGTCTCCGCGCTGGTGATCTTCGAGATGTTCGTGCGCCCCCTGGTGCGCCTGTGCCTGGGTAAGCGCAACGCCCAGCGCCGCGTGGTGCGCGCCCGCGCGCTCAACCACGTGACCTCCATTCCGGGGCGGCGCGGCTTCGTGCGCGCCCGCCTCATGCGCGACGCCGAGACGCACGATTACCTTGTGGAGGGCCTGGGCGGGGCCACCGGCGCGCCCGCGCACCTGCTGGCGGGGCTTTCCGCCGCCAATGCGATGATTCGGATTCCCGACGCCGCCGCGGAGATCCGCCCCGGCGACATCGTGGAGGTCCTCTTCCTCTCCCAGGGCTCATGA
- a CDS encoding GNAT family protein, with amino-acid sequence MSVVLADGTAVGLRPLRLGDGPRWRQQRIFNEPYLKPVEPTLRGDWADHHTLWQWWRYYTQLRRSAREGSTAPLAIEVDGEFSGQLTLGGIQRGAASECWVGYWVDAARTGKGVATAACALGTDYAFATLGLHRVTATYLPSNPASGKVLRRNGFREEGYLRENLHIDGAWRDHHFVAQVAGEHGASCVNRLRGMGFIL; translated from the coding sequence ATGAGCGTTGTGCTGGCCGACGGCACCGCCGTGGGCCTCCGCCCCCTGCGGCTTGGCGACGGCCCCCGGTGGCGCCAGCAGCGCATCTTCAACGAGCCCTACCTCAAACCCGTGGAACCCACCCTGCGCGGCGACTGGGCCGATCATCACACCCTGTGGCAGTGGTGGCGCTACTACACACAACTGCGCCGCAGCGCCCGGGAGGGGAGCACCGCGCCGCTGGCGATCGAGGTGGACGGGGAGTTCAGCGGGCAACTCACCCTCGGCGGCATCCAGCGCGGCGCGGCCTCCGAGTGCTGGGTGGGCTACTGGGTGGACGCGGCCCGCACGGGTAAGGGAGTGGCCACCGCAGCCTGTGCCCTGGGCACCGACTACGCCTTTGCCACCCTGGGGCTGCACCGGGTGACGGCCACCTACCTGCCCAGCAACCCGGCCTCCGGGAAGGTGCTGCGCCGCAACGGCTTCCGTGAGGAGGGCTACCTGCGCGAGAACCTGCATATCGACGGCGCGTGGCGCGACCACCACTTTGTGGCCCAGGTGGCGGGGGAACACGGGGCCAGTTGCGTGAACCGGCTGCGCGGGATGGGGTTCATTCTCTGA
- the glpR gene encoding gephyrin-like molybdotransferase receptor GlpR — MTGGLLILLIIVLWLFVLIPLLQRDNKPIRKTGEALEETRVVYEGGSTITGGARRKPKIKAEDIHYSEEKPTEDYEVVASEEVQPERFDQDSVDEVPEVYLEGDVVHELEAGTDRSEESEEEEPSEAEDAEEGDTYEVDETHTTPEDLLYRTGTGVAVAASASDSATTSVAVVSSEAEDEAEDQEELSEEELEFAASRRGRGGWDPETDAANSADRYQRRQRTLMGLGGITALALILAVIFGGWVWAAPGAFALLLIIYLLALRAQVRQEEALRRRRIRQLRRARMGVQHRDDEALKIPRQLLRPGAVVVEMDDESPDFYHLETRSLTAEERGTAPDRGYEQRAAV, encoded by the coding sequence GTGACCGGTGGCTTGCTGATCCTCCTCATCATCGTGCTCTGGCTCTTTGTGCTGATCCCACTCTTGCAGCGAGATAATAAGCCGATCCGCAAGACCGGAGAGGCCCTGGAAGAAACCCGCGTGGTCTACGAGGGCGGCAGCACCATCACCGGGGGAGCGCGCCGCAAACCCAAGATTAAGGCAGAGGACATTCACTACTCCGAGGAAAAGCCCACCGAGGACTACGAGGTGGTGGCCTCCGAGGAGGTGCAGCCCGAGCGCTTTGACCAAGACTCCGTGGACGAGGTGCCCGAGGTGTACCTGGAGGGGGACGTGGTACACGAGTTAGAGGCGGGTACCGACCGCTCGGAGGAGAGCGAGGAAGAGGAGCCCTCGGAGGCGGAGGACGCCGAGGAGGGGGACACCTACGAGGTGGACGAGACGCACACCACCCCGGAGGACCTGCTCTACCGGACGGGTACCGGGGTGGCCGTCGCGGCCTCTGCCTCGGATTCTGCTACTACCTCGGTGGCGGTTGTTTCCTCCGAGGCGGAGGACGAGGCGGAAGATCAGGAAGAACTCAGCGAGGAGGAACTGGAGTTCGCCGCCAGCAGGCGCGGGCGCGGCGGCTGGGACCCGGAAACCGACGCCGCCAACTCCGCCGACCGCTACCAGCGCCGCCAGCGCACCCTCATGGGCCTGGGCGGGATCACGGCCCTGGCCCTGATCCTGGCCGTGATCTTCGGTGGCTGGGTGTGGGCCGCGCCGGGTGCCTTTGCGCTCCTGCTGATTATCTACCTCCTCGCCCTGCGCGCCCAGGTGCGCCAGGAGGAGGCCTTGCGACGCCGCCGCATACGCCAACTGCGCCGCGCCCGCATGGGCGTGCAGCACCGCGACGACGAGGCCCTGAAGATTCCCCGCCAACTCCTGCGTCCCGGTGCCGTGGTGGTGGAGATGGACGATGAGAGCCCAGACTTCTACCACCTGGAGACGCGCTCCCTGACTGCGGAAGAGCGGGGAACCGCACCCGATCGCGGCTATGAGCAGCGGGCTGCGGTGTAG
- a CDS encoding RelA/SpoT domain-containing protein, whose product MNDVNYANWDWLPLAANEIRDYLNRLLVESSINAHDVSGRAKSISSFQKKCQAKAGKYNNPIKEVTDIVAARVITYSKTDRDRVCELIRNKFDCSEDRNPGKEKGEEDQGYDCWHFIVTSESKDNPSGWVISGGLLEKYFDNFGGLEIQVRTVAAHAWAEFEHARRYKGNLYNSVDEKDQETINTLFSAAADARRSLDSVFVAIDRLLANPSLQKGVEPSGSDDIDYDPEEIEHDSEAHDSITVIDENTLQDLLDSRYPDDSKPSEAGIQFGCELVKKAGFSSIEKLSRSLSLVEDDQVRTLMEYPTTVTQVRRLDDDLLAVLGSYYIGSTSDAGSYSSRGIQLDSRYDRLRNKIDIVGNNSYFIVGDDCPDIVKGVGISAARAMRELVVIVAEEKGLEAVRDIVGKVVRVSLDDMPETFKPDERVLSTGEVIFIATNYNRSGLEAVMRKLIEISDLDIDVIGKGCSISENVN is encoded by the coding sequence ATGAATGATGTCAATTATGCAAACTGGGATTGGCTCCCCCTTGCGGCAAATGAGATTCGGGACTATTTAAATCGGCTTCTTGTTGAATCTTCTATTAATGCTCACGATGTTTCCGGTCGGGCAAAATCGATATCCTCGTTCCAGAAAAAGTGCCAGGCAAAAGCGGGTAAGTATAACAATCCAATAAAGGAAGTAACTGATATTGTTGCAGCACGGGTAATAACGTATTCTAAAACTGATAGAGATCGTGTTTGTGAACTTATCCGAAATAAATTCGATTGCTCAGAAGATCGAAACCCTGGTAAGGAAAAGGGGGAAGAAGATCAAGGGTATGATTGTTGGCATTTTATTGTAACTAGTGAAAGTAAGGATAATCCATCTGGTTGGGTGATTTCAGGGGGATTGCTTGAGAAGTATTTTGATAATTTTGGTGGATTAGAAATCCAAGTTCGAACGGTGGCCGCTCATGCATGGGCAGAGTTTGAGCATGCACGGCGATATAAAGGAAATCTGTATAATTCTGTTGATGAAAAAGATCAAGAGACAATCAATACATTATTTTCTGCGGCAGCAGATGCCAGGCGTTCGCTAGACTCTGTTTTTGTGGCAATTGATCGGTTGTTGGCAAATCCGTCACTCCAAAAAGGTGTAGAGCCTTCTGGATCGGACGATATTGATTATGATCCCGAAGAGATTGAGCATGATTCTGAAGCTCATGATTCAATAACGGTTATTGATGAAAATACTTTGCAGGATCTTTTAGATAGTAGGTATCCTGATGATTCCAAACCTAGTGAAGCCGGAATTCAATTTGGATGCGAGTTGGTCAAAAAAGCTGGTTTTTCTTCGATTGAGAAACTTTCACGATCGTTATCTCTAGTTGAAGATGATCAGGTGCGTACTTTGATGGAGTATCCGACCACGGTGACCCAGGTGCGTAGGCTTGATGATGACCTTCTTGCTGTTTTGGGTAGCTATTATATCGGCAGCACTAGTGATGCTGGTTCATATTCGTCTAGAGGGATTCAATTAGATTCTCGATATGATCGTTTGAGAAATAAGATTGATATAGTGGGGAATAACTCTTATTTCATTGTTGGGGATGATTGTCCTGATATTGTGAAGGGGGTTGGAATTTCTGCGGCTAGAGCGATGAGGGAACTCGTCGTTATTGTGGCTGAGGAGAAGGGGCTTGAGGCGGTACGTGACATCGTGGGGAAAGTTGTGAGAGTTTCGTTAGATGATATGCCTGAAACTTTCAAACCTGACGAGAGGGTGTTATCCACGGGTGAGGTTATTTTTATAGCGACTAATTATAATAGATCAGGTTTGGAAGCTGTCATGAGAAAGCTAATTGAGATATCCGATCTTGATATTGACGTGATCGGAAAAGGGTGCTCCATTTCGGAAAACGTAAATTAA
- a CDS encoding DNA-3-methyladenine glycosylase I: MTTTDGTVLCPDGLRRPPWATGSALLRDYYDTEWGMPIRDDQAMYERLSLEAFQSGLSWATILAKRPAFRRAFEHFDPERVARYGSAEVERLLNDATIVRNRRKIEATINNAQATLNLRAVGGLAELVWSFQPASTPAPRTMEEVPTRSPESEALAATLKKAGFRFVGPTTMYALMEAVGVVDTHLVGSWRRGSSGVWGSS; this comes from the coding sequence ATGACCACCACCGACGGCACCGTGCTCTGCCCCGACGGCCTGCGCCGCCCGCCCTGGGCCACCGGCTCCGCGCTCCTGCGCGACTACTACGACACCGAATGGGGCATGCCCATCCGCGATGACCAAGCCATGTACGAACGCCTCAGCCTGGAGGCCTTTCAATCCGGGCTCTCCTGGGCCACGATCCTGGCCAAGCGCCCCGCTTTCCGACGCGCCTTCGAGCACTTCGACCCGGAGCGCGTGGCCCGTTACGGTTCCGCGGAGGTAGAGAGGCTGCTTAACGACGCCACCATCGTGCGCAACCGCCGCAAGATCGAGGCGACCATCAATAACGCCCAGGCCACCCTGAACCTGCGGGCCGTGGGCGGGCTGGCGGAACTGGTGTGGTCATTCCAGCCCGCCTCCACCCCGGCCCCGCGCACGATGGAAGAGGTGCCCACTCGCTCGCCAGAGTCCGAGGCGCTGGCGGCGACGTTGAAAAAGGCGGGGTTCCGATTTGTGGGGCCCACCACCATGTATGCCCTCATGGAGGCGGTGGGGGTGGTGGACACGCACCTGGTTGGATCGTGGCGGCGCGGGAGTTCGGGGGTGTGGGGGTCCTCTTAA
- a CDS encoding MFS transporter, translated as MTARLEQHRALILAVAVGLAAFNLRPAIVAVGAVLDEISAAYHAPSSLSGLLTSLPGICFALFGVAAVPLSRRLGLTGTLVLAMFLEVIGQVLRPLMGDMWGFIALTGLVVMGIALVNVLLPAWVKSTGGRQAVRLMTMYTTVLSVGMFLGPLSPMLTDSWRGVLWIWAGTAALQLPVWLWLLRSEQAEPQPYRAPAPIKGSLWRSPLAVFIMMFFGLQSMNAYIQMGWLPTILTDAGASPQVASFGLALVGGLGIIGGMVVPRIVARSAHTHWVIVGLAACTATGYLGLIYAPLAAPYLWSALLGVGGFCFLMALALMPARTAAPEVTARLSAFVQSTGYLLAAAGPLLVGVAHEAVGRWEPILWVLLLSSVAMGLVGWLAGREGSVDTQLSRQAGSL; from the coding sequence TTGACCGCACGCCTGGAACAACACCGCGCCCTGATTTTGGCCGTGGCGGTGGGGCTGGCCGCCTTTAACCTGCGCCCCGCGATTGTGGCCGTGGGGGCCGTGCTGGATGAGATTAGCGCGGCGTATCACGCGCCCAGCAGCCTGTCCGGCCTGCTCACGTCCCTGCCGGGGATTTGCTTTGCGCTCTTTGGGGTGGCGGCGGTGCCGCTCTCGCGGCGGCTGGGGCTCACCGGCACGCTGGTGCTGGCGATGTTTCTGGAGGTGATCGGCCAGGTGCTGCGCCCCCTGATGGGGGATATGTGGGGATTCATCGCCCTGACCGGCCTGGTGGTGATGGGGATTGCCCTGGTGAACGTGCTGCTGCCCGCCTGGGTCAAGAGCACGGGCGGGCGCCAGGCGGTGCGCCTGATGACGATGTACACCACCGTGCTGAGCGTGGGCATGTTCTTAGGTCCCCTCTCGCCCATGCTCACCGATTCCTGGCGCGGCGTGCTGTGGATCTGGGCGGGCACGGCGGCCTTGCAACTCCCGGTGTGGCTGTGGCTGCTGCGCTCGGAGCAGGCAGAGCCGCAGCCCTACCGGGCCCCGGCTCCCATCAAGGGCTCCCTGTGGCGCTCCCCGCTGGCGGTGTTCATCATGATGTTCTTTGGCCTGCAATCCATGAACGCCTATATCCAGATGGGCTGGCTGCCCACGATACTGACGGACGCCGGGGCCAGCCCCCAGGTGGCCTCCTTCGGGCTGGCGCTGGTGGGTGGTCTGGGAATCATCGGCGGCATGGTGGTACCCCGCATCGTGGCGCGCAGCGCGCACACCCACTGGGTGATCGTGGGCCTGGCGGCCTGCACGGCCACGGGTTACCTGGGTCTGATCTATGCGCCGCTGGCCGCGCCGTATCTGTGGTCGGCGCTGCTGGGCGTGGGCGGCTTCTGCTTCCTCATGGCCCTGGCGCTCATGCCCGCGCGCACCGCCGCCCCGGAGGTCACCGCGCGGCTTTCCGCCTTTGTGCAATCCACAGGCTACCTCCTGGCGGCGGCGGGCCCGCTGTTGGTGGGCGTGGCGCACGAGGCCGTGGGCCGGTGGGAGCCGATCCTGTGGGTGCTCCTGCTCAGTAGCGTGGCGATGGGCCTGGTGGGTTGGCTGGCTGGCCGCGAGGGGAGCGTTGATACTCAACTGTCCCGCCAGGCGGGTAGCCTATAG
- a CDS encoding DoxX family protein produces MDRPVMRDGALLIFRAVLGLIFVAHGWQILMVAGITETTGQFSAWGVPQPALSAWIAGIAQLAGGALLVIGLLTTLVAGALALLMVAAIYFVHLTPSIESLEYPVVMLVSLLMIVVFGSGRASVDGVLTR; encoded by the coding sequence ATGGACAGGCCGGTGATGCGCGATGGCGCGCTGCTGATTTTTAGGGCGGTGCTGGGGCTTATCTTTGTGGCCCACGGGTGGCAGATCCTCATGGTGGCGGGAATCACGGAAACCACCGGGCAGTTTAGCGCCTGGGGCGTGCCCCAACCGGCCCTTTCCGCCTGGATCGCGGGCATCGCGCAACTGGCCGGGGGAGCGCTGCTGGTGATCGGCCTGCTCACCACCCTGGTGGCCGGGGCCCTGGCCCTGCTGATGGTGGCGGCGATTTACTTTGTGCACCTCACCCCGAGCATAGAATCCCTGGAATACCCGGTGGTCATGCTCGTTTCCCTGCTGATGATCGTGGTCTTTGGCTCCGGGCGGGCCAGCGTGGACGGGGTGCTCACCCGATGA
- a CDS encoding zf-HC2 domain-containing protein: MIAHEAIQAELSARLDGEAGRLDRDVVEAHLDQCEQCQAYYRRAARLQPVPPPTDQAPGEELTRAILAEVEPEWRRHSGVRLASLTVARLVLVLVAVLHVVSAVRLLADTGGLLETIEDGAVLSPAADPTLAHLLAQAAAVRLALAAALLLGAWLPRLLLGVLPLLGAWTMFSLGFGMRDFLLGNTTREQILGVVALAITTATAAWVWVSSGGWSRWRAGLLH; the protein is encoded by the coding sequence ATGATCGCGCACGAGGCCATTCAGGCGGAACTCTCCGCACGGCTCGACGGCGAGGCGGGTCGCCTGGACAGGGACGTGGTGGAGGCCCACCTCGATCAGTGCGAGCAGTGCCAGGCCTACTATCGCCGGGCCGCCCGCCTCCAACCCGTGCCCCCGCCCACCGATCAGGCACCGGGGGAGGAACTGACCCGCGCGATCCTGGCGGAGGTGGAGCCGGAATGGCGGCGGCACTCCGGGGTGCGCCTGGCCTCGCTCACGGTGGCCCGCCTGGTATTAGTACTGGTGGCGGTGCTGCACGTGGTATCGGCGGTGCGCCTGCTGGCCGATACCGGGGGGTTGCTAGAAACCATCGAGGACGGCGCGGTGCTCAGCCCCGCCGCCGATCCCACCCTGGCCCATCTGCTGGCCCAGGCGGCCGCCGTGCGCTTGGCCCTGGCCGCCGCGCTGCTGCTGGGGGCATGGCTGCCGCGCCTGCTGCTGGGGGTGCTGCCGCTTTTGGGGGCGTGGACGATGTTCAGCCTGGGCTTTGGCATGAGGGACTTCCTGCTGGGCAATACCACCAGGGAGCAGATACTAGGGGTGGTGGCCCTGGCGATCACCACGGCCACGGCGGCGTGGGTATGGGTGAGCAGCGGCGGGTGGTCCCGCTGGCGGGCGGGGCTTTTGCACTAG